CAGGAAGTGTTGGTTTAGCTCGCGGCGGTGTTGCGGCCATTCGGGCATAAACCGATCCATCAGCCCCCAGAAACGTTGGTTGTGCAGGCGTTCGTGCAAATGCACCAGCTCGTGCACCACCACGTAAGCCAGGCAGTGCGGCGGGTGCTTAATCAGCTCCAGGTTCAGCCAGATGCGCTTTGCCCGGATGTTGCAGGTGCCCCAGCGGGTTTTCATCTGCTTCACGCCCCATTCCTTTACCTGCACGCCCACAATCGGCTGCCAATGGGCCAGCAACACCGGCAATTGCTCTTTGAGGCGGGCCCGGTACCAGGCAGTAAGCAGCTGCTTGCGTTGGGCCGCGGTGGTGCCGGGCTTCTCGAATAAGCACAGCTTACTACCGTCGAGCTCAACGCGCGGCGTGCCGGTGGTGCAATGGAGCTGCAGCGTGTGCGGCTGGCCCAGGTAGTAGTGCGTCTCGCCGGTTTGGTATTGCAGCGGTAGCGGGCGGGTTTGCTGCTGAAAGCGCTCCTGGTGTTTGCGGATCCAGGAACCCCGGGCGATTACGAGTTGCCGGATGTCCTCTTCGGGCGTGCGCAGGGGCACGGCCACGCGCACGCGGCCATCGGGAGCGTACACGGTGAGGCGCAGCGTACGGATGTTTTTGCGAACGACCTCTACGGCGAGGTTATCGACGAGCAACTGGGGCATGAGGTGAACAGTCGATGGAGACGCGCACCCACGGCAGCCACGCCCTAGGTGCTAAGCCGCAAAGCTACCCACTGCTGCCGAGCTTACCCGCTATATTCCGGTGCAGCACAATCAGCACCTAGGGGCGGCTGGCCAGCTCGCCCACGTGCAACAATAAGGCAAAACCTAAGCGGCCGCTGGCTAGTTGAAAGCGCTACATGCCCGCGCGGCATACTTGTTCAGTTCATTTTTCTTTCGCACAGAATGGCTAATACACCCAAGCATTGGTTTATCACAGGCGTTAGCACGGGCTTTGGCGCCGCCCTGGCCGAATTACTGCTTCAGCAGGGCGACAAAGTGGCGGCTACCTTTCGGCAGCCCGAGCAAGCCGAAGCATTTGCCCGGAAAGCTGGCCCCAACGGCGTTGCCCTGATCTGCGACGTTACCGACGAAGCGCAAGTAAAAGCGGCCGTGGCCGGTGCAATCGAAGGCCTGGGCCATATCGATGTCGTGGTCAACAACGCCGGCTACGGTTCGTTGGGCAGCATCGAGGAGATTTCGGCTGCGGAGGTGCAGCGCCAGTTTGAGGTGAACGTGTACGGGCCCTTGCACGTGCTCCGCGCCGTGTTGCCGCACCTGCGCCAGCGCCGCAGCGGCCACGTCATCAACATCACCAGCATCGGCGGGCTCAAGACTTTCCCGGGGGTGGGCGTGTACAACGCCAGCAAGTTTGCCCTCGAAGCCATTGGCGAGAGCCTTGCCCAGCAGGTAGGCCTGTTGGGCATTAAGGTTACCAACATCGAGCCCAGTGGCTTCCGTACCGATTGGGCCGGCCGCTCGGCCAACATCGTCACCACTGCCATCGACGATTACCAGCCCACCGTAGGCGAAAACCTGAAGGGCATTCAGGGGTACAGCGGCAGGCAACCCGGCGACCCGCAGCGCGCCGCCCGGATTATGTTTGACCTGGTACGCGAGCCGAACCCGCCTCTGCATTTGCCCATTGGCAAAGCCGCCGTGCGCGGGGCCCGCGAAAAGTTTACGGCCTTGCTGCAGGAGCTCGAAAGCCAGGCCGAGCTGGGCAACTCGGCCGATTTCCCGGAATAACCGGCTGCGTCGCACTCGTCGCACTACACAAAAGGGCCACACCCGTTGCGGGTGTGGCCCTTTTGCATTTCAGTAGTTGCCGGCACCTAGGGGCGCCTAGGCTTCGTCGGCCGAGCTTGGCTGCAGGATTTTGCTGGTCAGCTCCTCCACCATGTTGCGCGAGCCGATGTAGAGCGGGCTGGGTTGCTGCAGGCCGGTGGGTACCACATCGAGCACGTTCTCGCTGCCGGTAGAGGCCAGGCCGCCGGCTTGCACTACCAAATAGGCCAGCGGCAAGCAGTGCGTCACGAGGCTGAGGGTGCCGTCGGGTGCGGCTTCGGTGGGTGGGCTGAGGTATACGCCGCCGGTGAAGAGTGTGCGGTGGAAGTCGGCCACCGGCGAGCCAACGTAGCGGCTGCTAAAGCTGCGCTGTTTGCAATCCGTCAGGTACGCCTGAATGGGCTCGGGGTATTGAAAGGTCAGGCCTTCGTTGCACGAGTAGCTATTGCCCTCCGACGGAATGGTTACCTGCTGCTGCGCGAGGTAAAACTCGCCCAGCAGCGGCTGGAAGGTAAAGGCCGCCACGCCTTGGCCGGTGGTGTACACCAGCACAGTGCTGGCGCCGTAGAGCACGTAGCCGGCCGCTACCAGCTTATGGCCGCCTTGCAGAAAATCGTGGGGGGTAGCCGGAGTGCCTAGGGGCGAAACCCGGCGGTAAATGCTGAACAGCGTGCCCAAGCCAATGCCTACGCCGGTGTTGGTGTCGCCGTCGAGGGCATCGAGGGCTACCGCGTAGGTGCCTAGGTTGTGGCCGGTGTTCTGCAACGTGCCATGCTGCGCCGATAGCACGGCGCATACCTCGCTGCCGCGGCTTAGCGCCCGCGAAAAGCGCAGGTGGGCGGTTTCGTCGAGGGTTTGCGAGGTTTGGTTGCCCAGGCCGGCCCGAACGTTCATGCTTAGTTGGGGCAAGCCGGCCTGGTTTACTTCGTGGTTCACGAGCTTGGCAGCCAGGGCCAGGTCGCGAAGCAACTGCGAAAACTCTCCGGTGGCGGCCGGAAATTCGCCTTGCTTCTGCATAATGTAACGTTCGAGGGTGAGTCCTACGGGCAGGTCGAGGTCGTCGTCGTTCAGCATAAGCTGCAGCAAATCAGCGTGTGGTAGTGGTAATACGGGGCCGGCGTGGCCAAAGATGAATGAAGCCCGAAAATGAATGGGGCGGGCAACGCCAGCAGCAAAAAACGTAAAAATATTCCGCAAATAATTAGCTAAAAAACCGCGTAGCTGCACAAGGCCTGTGTGTGCTTGCCAGTTGGTTGGCTTGTGCCCTAGGTTGCTCGGCTATTGGTGCGGAGTAGGCAGTAAGGTTTGGGCCAAGCCCGGCAGTGCGTTTGCGTTTTGGAAGCTGGGCTGCACCGAAACCGGAGGGTTGTACGCGGCCGCGAAAATGCGGCTTAACGCAACTCACAGGCTGTAAGGGCAGTAATAAGTTGATTGTTCAACCAAAACACATTCCCACCATGGCTAATTACGATCAGCATCGCGATGATGAGGAGCGCGACTACCGCGGCCGCAATCGGAACTCGGATTACCAGAATCGGGACCGCAGCCGCTTTGGCGACGACCAGCAGCAGCGAGGCCAGAACCAGTACGGCAGCGGGCGCTACAACCAGCACGACGACGATGACAACACCCGCGGCGTAAGCGGCCGCTACGGCTACAGCTCGGGCTCCTCGTCATCTTCGTATGGGCAGCAAGGCGGCTACGGCCAAAGCCAGCAATACGACCAAGGCCGCTACGGCAACCAGGGCGGCATGCAAGGCGGCCAAGGAAATATGGGCCGTGGCAGTATGGGCAGCAACTATGACCGCGACGATTACAACCGTGGCAGCATGAGCAACCGGAGCGGCATGGGCGGCTACGGCGGCAGCAACATGGGCGGCACGAGCAGGTACGATGACGACCGTCGGGGCAGGGGCTCTTCGTCGTATGGCGGAGGCTCGAACTATGGCTCTACCAGCTACGGCTCCTCGCAGAACTACGGTTCGTCGGGCAGCGATTATTCCGGCGACTACCGCAACCAGAGCCAGAACCGCTACGGCAGCGAAAGCGGCATGCAAGGCGGCTACGGCAACCAAGGTGGTTCGGGCCGGAACATGGGCTACGACCGCGACGACGACTACAACTACAACCGCGGAGGCAGCATGAGCAACCGCGGCGGCAGCCAAAACATGGGCGGTATGGGTTCGGGCCGCTCCAACTACGGCAGCGACTACATCGACTCGCGCTACGACGAGAACAGCCGCTACCGCAGCAACCGCGACCACGAGAGCTACGATCGGGACAACGACCGGGAGCACCGGGGGTTTTTCGGGCGGATTGCGGATTGGTTTGACGGCGACGACGACCGCGACCGTCGCTAAGCAGCCATACAAATGGCTTTAACAGGAAAGGCCCGGGCAACTGCCCGGGCCTTTTTGTGTGTGCTTTCCTGTACGTGGCGGTTGGCACCTAGGGGACAAGGTTCAGGCCAGTACCCCCTAAAAATTCAACGCCCCATCGGCCGGAGCCGACAGGGCGCGAAAGAATAGTTTTGGTGCGGTAAAGGTAAGCAAAGATTCGATAGCACCAACACGTGCCCTGGGGGCCAGGTTGTCGGAGGGGGCGTACGGCGGGTTTTCCGTTACTTCGTGCTTCCGACCATTGTTCTGCACCCCTGTATGCAGCTTGTTGAAGTATCTACGCCGGCCCACGCCCGCGAATTCCTGGAGTTTCCGCCCCGCGTTATCTACGCCCACGATCCGAACTACATCCGCCCGCTCGATCAGGATGTAAACGCGGTTTTCGACCCCGCCAAAAACAAGCTGTTCCGCAACGGCGAATGCACCCGGTGGCTGTTGCTCAACGAGGCCGGCCGTACTATTGGCCGCGTTGCCGCCTTTATCAACCGCGAAGCCGCTTTTCCCCCTGAGGCCAGTGCCTCGGATGCCGACGCACCGGATTCGGCAAAGTCGTTCGCTACACAAGACATTTTTCGCCGGATGGGCGGAATGGGGTTCTTCGAATGCATCGACGATCAGGCGGCGGCCAACGCCCTGCTCGATGCCTGCCGCGATTGGCTGTCTGCCCGCGGAATCGAAGGAATGGACGGCCCCATTAACTTCGGCGACCGGGATAAGTGGTGGGGCTTGCTTACTCAAAACTTTGGCTCGCCGATTTACGGCGCTACCTACAACCCCGAGTACTACGCGCAGCTGCTGCACAACTACGGGTTCCAGACGTTTTACAAGCAGGTAACCTATTTCCGCCCGATAGAAGGGCAGCTGCACCCCAGCATCGCCAAGCGGGCCGAGCGCATTGCCCAGGACCCGCGCTACTCGTTCCGGCACATGCACCGCCGCGACTGGCGGAAATACGCGGCCGATTTCCGGGAGGTATACAACAAAGCCTGGGTAAAGCACGGGGTGAAGCCCATGTCGGAGGAGGTATCGGTAAAGCTCATGAAGAGCATGCTCGACATCCTCGACGAGAAGCTGGTGTGGTTTGGTTATTTCGATAAGCAACCCGTTTCCTTTTTCATCAGCTTACCCGAAATCAACGAAATTCTGCGCCATTTCAACGGCAAGCTGGGCTGGTGGCAGAAAGTGCAGTTCAAGTACCATCAGCTGCGCAACACCGTTAAAACGATGTTTGGTGTGGTGTTCGGGGTAGTGCCCGAGCATCAGCGCAAGGGCGTGGAGGCCGCCATGGTGCACGCATCGTCGCTGATTATCCAAAAGCCCGGCGGCGTGCCCTACACCCACACCGTAATGAACTGGATCGGCGACTTCAACCCCAAAATGATGGCCTTGGTGGAGCTGTTGGGTGCCACGCCCTGGCGCGAGCACCAAACCCTGCGCTATTACTTCGACCGCACGCGCGAATTCCAGCGCCACCCCATCCTCGACTAACCCCTGGCTTCTCCCTAGGTGCCTGAGCCCGGCCGTGGGCATGGCACCTAGGGAGAAGCGCTGCCCCGGTAGCCACAACGTACACGCACATGCATACTCCCGCTCCCCAAGAGCTAATCGCGCGCACCGCCGCGTTTGTAGAAGAGAAATTTGCCTCCGAGGGCTCCGGCCACGACTGGGCGCATATCCGACGGGTATGGCTGGGTGCCCGGGCCTTTGCCCGCGCCGAGGGCGCCGACACTCTGGTAACGGAGCTGGCCGCCCTGCTGCACGACATTGCCGACTGGAAGTTCCACGGCGGCGACGAGGAGGCCGGACCTAGGGCTGCCCGCAGCTGGCTCAGCAGCCAGGGAGCCCCCGAAGAACTCATTGCCCGCGTCGAGCTCATCATCCGGGAGGTATCGTTTAAGGGCGCCGGCGTGGCTACGCCGGTAAGTAGCCCCGAGGCCGCCTGCGTGCAGGATGCCGACCGGCTCGATGCCATCGGGGCCATTGGCGTGGCGCGGGCTTTTGCCTACGGCGGCCACAAAGGCCGGGCCCTGCACGACCCGAGCATTCCGCCCATCCAGCACGGCACATTTGCCGAGTACAAAAACAACGGCGGCCCCACCATCAACCACTTCTACGAAAAGCTGCTGCATTTGCGCGAACGGCTGCACACCGCCGCGGCCCGCCGCGTGGCCGATGAGCGGCACGCCTTCATGGAGCAGTTCCTGGCTCAGTTTCTGCGGGAGTGGGAGGGAAGCGACCTGGAACGTGAATAAAAAGCCTGTTTATATCCAATTAAGCGGCACGAAATCGGGCGTTTTTGCGTTGTTTTGTCGCAAGATGAAGATGGACTTTCGTTTGATCCGGCTAGGCTTACTGCCGGGCGTTTTACTGCTTGCCCTGCTCACCAGCTGCCGCACATGCCCCATGGCCTCGTGCCACGTGCGCAAGGTGCACTACCACAACCAGGTTAGGTACCGCGGTCAGCCGATCTACAAAAAACAGAACCCTTCGATCGGTGAAAAGATCAAAGTGCACAACCAGCCCGACGGTAAAATGCACAACAACCGCAGCAAGCCAAAACCGTGATTACGGTAGGAAAAACGGCTTTTTTTCGGTATCTTGCCCTCTTAAATCCAACTTTAAACCGGGCGCCGCAACCTCATCAGTAAGAGGCGCGGTGGCCTTTCGTTTTGTCTAATGGCTGAAGGCGAAAAGATTATTCCCATCAACATTGAGGACGAGATGCGCGGCGCGTACATCGACTACTCGATGTCCGTTATCATCTCGCGTGCCTTGCCCGATGTGCGCGACGGCCTGAAGCCCGTGCACCGCCGTGTGCTCTACGGCATGAGCGAGCTGGGCGTATCCTACAACAAGGCGTACAAGAAAAGCGCCCGTATCGTAGGGGAGGTGCTGGGTAAGTACCACCCGCACGGCGACTCGTCGGTGTACGACACCATGGTGCGCATGGCGCAGGATTGGTCGTTGCGCTACCCGCTGGTCGATGGCCAGGGCAACTTCGGCTCCATCGACGGCGACTCGCCGGCGGCTATGCGTTACACCGAAGCCCGCCTGAAGCGCCTGGCCGACGAGCTGCTCGGCGACCTGGACAAGGACACCGTGGACTTCCAGGCGAACTTCGACGACTCGCTGGAGGAGCCCTCGGTAATGCCCGCCAAATTCCCGAACCTGCTGGTAAACGGCTCGTCGGGTATTGCCGTGGGCATGGCCACCAACATGGCCCCGCACAACCTCACGGAGGTAGTCGACGGCATTGTGGCTTACCTGGCCAACCCGGAGATTACCGTGCAGGAGCTGATGGAGTTCGTGAAGGCTCCCGACTTCCCGACGGGCGGTGTTATCTATGGGTACGAGGGCGTACGCCAGGCCCTGGAAACCGGCCGCGGCCGCATCGTGATGCGGGCCAAAACCCACTTCGAAACCACGCCCACCGGCAAAGAGCAGATCATCGTTACCGAGGTTCCCTACATGGTGAACAAGGCCGCGATGATTCAGCGCACGGCCGAGCTGATCAACGAAAAGAAGATCGAGGGCATTTCGGACTTGCGCGACGAGTCGGACCGCGACGGTTTGCGCGTGGTGTACGACCTGAAGCGCGATGCCGTGCCGCAGGTAGTGCTGAACAACCTGTTCAAGTACACCCAGCTGCAATCGACGTTCGGCGTAAACAACGTGGCCCTGGTAAAAGGCCGCCCCATGACGCTGAACCTGCGCGACCTCATCGTGCACTTCGTGGAGCACCGCAGCGAGGTTATCATCCGCCGCACTAAGTTTGAGCTGGCCGAAGCCCAGAAGCGGGCCCACATCCTGGAGGGCCTGCTGATTGCGCTGGATCACCTCGACGAGGTAATTGCCCTGATCCGTTCGTCGCGCGACCCGGAGCTTGCCCGTGCCCAGTTGATCGAGCGGTTTGCCCTAAGCGACATTCAGGCCCGTGCTATTCTTGATATGCGCTTGCAGCGCCTCACCGGCCTCGAGCGCGACAAGATCGTGAACGAGTACCAGGAGTTGATGAAGCTCATCGACCACCTGAAGGCCGTGCTGGAGTCGCCCGAAATGCAGCGCGACATCATTCGTACGGAGCTAAGCGACATCCGCGACCGTTACGGCGATTCGCGTCGCACCGAAATCGAATACGCCGGCGGCGACATCGATTTCGAGTCGCTGATTGCCGAGGAGTCGATGGTGATTACCATTTCGAACGAAGGCTACATCAAGCGCACCTCGCTCGACGAGTACCGCGCCCAGGGCCGTGGTGGCCTAGGTTCACGCGGCGCTTCCTCGAAGGAGGCCGACTTCACCGAGCATTTGTTCGTTGCCTCCACCCACGACTTCCTGCTGCTCTTCACCGAAGGCGGGCGTCTGTACTGGATCAAGGCGTACGAGCTGCCCGAGGGCGGCAAAGCGGCCAAAGGCCGTCCGATTCAGAACCTGATTCCGGAGCTGGCCAACGACCCCGTGCGCTCGGTACTGAACGTGCGCGACCTGCGCGACCCCGACTACGCCCAGAACAACTACCTGATGTTCTGCACGGAGCAGGGCACCGTGAAGAAAACCACGCTCGAAGCGTATTCGCGTCCGCGCGCTGCCGGCATCAACGCCATCACCATCAACGAGGGCGACCGTCTGCTCGACGTGCAACTGACGACGGGTAGCAGCGAAGTGATTCTGGCTTCGAAGCAAGGCCGGGCTGTGCGCTTCAACGAGGCCAACGTGCGCCCCATGGGCCGTACGGCGGCCGGCGTGCGTGGCATCACCCTTGCCGAAGACGCCGACGACCGTGTGGTGGGCATGGTGTGCCTGGCCGACCCGAACAAGGAACTGCTGGTGGTATCGGAAACCGGCTACGGCAAGCGCAGCCCCATCGATGACTACCGCATCACCAACCGCGGCGCCAAAGGGGTAAGCACCCTCAAGGTGACGGAAAAAACCGGCTCGCTTGTTGCCATCAAAGATGTGAACGACGACGACGATCTGATGATCATCAACCGTTCGGGCATCACCATTCGTCTGCGCGTGGCTGATGTTCGTTCGATTGGCCGCGCCACGCAAGGCGTGCGTTTGATCAAGATTAACGACGGCGACGAAATTTCGTCGGTAGCGAAGGTTGCCGCCGAAGATAAAGAGCTGGAAGTGGCCGAAGAAGGCCTCGAACAGCAGGAGGGAAGCCCGGTAGCCCTGGCGGCCGCTGAGCAAACCGACGACGTGGAAACCCTAGGTGCCGAGTAACCCTCGGCCCTTGGGGCAACCCATTTCTGCACTTACTTTTTACACCAGTTTTCTCTCTTCTCCTAACTGCTATGAAGAAAACACTCCTGACGGTTCTGGCAGCGCTGGCTATCCAGGTAGCTTCGGCTCAGAACTCAGCCGTTACCAACGCCATCCTGATGCAAAAGCAGGGTACGCTTGATAAGGCGCGTACGGAAATCGACAAAGCCATTACCCACGAGAAAACCTCGGGCAAAGCCAAAACCTGGTATACCCGTGGCGAAATCTACGAAGGCATTGCCCAGAGCCCGATTTACGGCAAAGCGCTGCAGCCCGGCGAAGGCAATAAGGTAGCATTCGAGTCGTACCAGAAAGCTATTGAGCTGGAAGGTAAGGACAGCGACTACGGCAAGCAGGCCGTTCAGCGCCTCGAGAACATTTACGGCCTGGCCCTG
The sequence above is drawn from the Hymenobacter sp. YIM 151858-1 genome and encodes:
- a CDS encoding M48 family metallopeptidase; the encoded protein is MPQLLVDNLAVEVVRKNIRTLRLTVYAPDGRVRVAVPLRTPEEDIRQLVIARGSWIRKHQERFQQQTRPLPLQYQTGETHYYLGQPHTLQLHCTTGTPRVELDGSKLCLFEKPGTTAAQRKQLLTAWYRARLKEQLPVLLAHWQPIVGVQVKEWGVKQMKTRWGTCNIRAKRIWLNLELIKHPPHCLAYVVVHELVHLHERLHNQRFWGLMDRFMPEWPQHRRELNQHFLRAGHTPDAC
- a CDS encoding oxidoreductase, producing the protein MANTPKHWFITGVSTGFGAALAELLLQQGDKVAATFRQPEQAEAFARKAGPNGVALICDVTDEAQVKAAVAGAIEGLGHIDVVVNNAGYGSLGSIEEISAAEVQRQFEVNVYGPLHVLRAVLPHLRQRRSGHVINITSIGGLKTFPGVGVYNASKFALEAIGESLAQQVGLLGIKVTNIEPSGFRTDWAGRSANIVTTAIDDYQPTVGENLKGIQGYSGRQPGDPQRAARIMFDLVREPNPPLHLPIGKAAVRGAREKFTALLQELESQAELGNSADFPE
- a CDS encoding class 1 fructose-bisphosphatase, which codes for MLQLMLNDDDLDLPVGLTLERYIMQKQGEFPAATGEFSQLLRDLALAAKLVNHEVNQAGLPQLSMNVRAGLGNQTSQTLDETAHLRFSRALSRGSEVCAVLSAQHGTLQNTGHNLGTYAVALDALDGDTNTGVGIGLGTLFSIYRRVSPLGTPATPHDFLQGGHKLVAAGYVLYGASTVLVYTTGQGVAAFTFQPLLGEFYLAQQQVTIPSEGNSYSCNEGLTFQYPEPIQAYLTDCKQRSFSSRYVGSPVADFHRTLFTGGVYLSPPTEAAPDGTLSLVTHCLPLAYLVVQAGGLASTGSENVLDVVPTGLQQPSPLYIGSRNMVEELTSKILQPSSADEA
- a CDS encoding HD domain-containing protein: MHTPAPQELIARTAAFVEEKFASEGSGHDWAHIRRVWLGARAFARAEGADTLVTELAALLHDIADWKFHGGDEEAGPRAARSWLSSQGAPEELIARVELIIREVSFKGAGVATPVSSPEAACVQDADRLDAIGAIGVARAFAYGGHKGRALHDPSIPPIQHGTFAEYKNNGGPTINHFYEKLLHLRERLHTAAARRVADERHAFMEQFLAQFLREWEGSDLERE
- the gyrA gene encoding DNA gyrase subunit A, whose protein sequence is MAEGEKIIPINIEDEMRGAYIDYSMSVIISRALPDVRDGLKPVHRRVLYGMSELGVSYNKAYKKSARIVGEVLGKYHPHGDSSVYDTMVRMAQDWSLRYPLVDGQGNFGSIDGDSPAAMRYTEARLKRLADELLGDLDKDTVDFQANFDDSLEEPSVMPAKFPNLLVNGSSGIAVGMATNMAPHNLTEVVDGIVAYLANPEITVQELMEFVKAPDFPTGGVIYGYEGVRQALETGRGRIVMRAKTHFETTPTGKEQIIVTEVPYMVNKAAMIQRTAELINEKKIEGISDLRDESDRDGLRVVYDLKRDAVPQVVLNNLFKYTQLQSTFGVNNVALVKGRPMTLNLRDLIVHFVEHRSEVIIRRTKFELAEAQKRAHILEGLLIALDHLDEVIALIRSSRDPELARAQLIERFALSDIQARAILDMRLQRLTGLERDKIVNEYQELMKLIDHLKAVLESPEMQRDIIRTELSDIRDRYGDSRRTEIEYAGGDIDFESLIAEESMVITISNEGYIKRTSLDEYRAQGRGGLGSRGASSKEADFTEHLFVASTHDFLLLFTEGGRLYWIKAYELPEGGKAAKGRPIQNLIPELANDPVRSVLNVRDLRDPDYAQNNYLMFCTEQGTVKKTTLEAYSRPRAAGINAITINEGDRLLDVQLTTGSSEVILASKQGRAVRFNEANVRPMGRTAAGVRGITLAEDADDRVVGMVCLADPNKELLVVSETGYGKRSPIDDYRITNRGAKGVSTLKVTEKTGSLVAIKDVNDDDDLMIINRSGITIRLRVADVRSIGRATQGVRLIKINDGDEISSVAKVAAEDKELEVAEEGLEQQEGSPVALAAAEQTDDVETLGAE